The Triticum aestivum cultivar Chinese Spring chromosome 3A, IWGSC CS RefSeq v2.1, whole genome shotgun sequence genome includes a region encoding these proteins:
- the LOC123062951 gene encoding NAD(P)H-quinone oxidoreductase subunit N, chloroplastic translates to MWSGAAAAAARTVSPPLHAPTSLIGRRGAGRPSTVSVRAGGGGLMDFVGGDLVKPDLGRWLDDVEEHKALAIYPPHEGGYEGRYLNRLRYQGYYFLDLSARGLGDPESTLTKIHPVCPPSLGRQPVARWYFPPEVDYRLSLLHPDAKGLIVWVYEAKVLSKAELQFLAMLPDLRPKVRVIAECGNWRKFIWKPLKQISGLEPDPDAEE, encoded by the exons ATGTGGTCGGGAGCGGCAGCCGCGGCGGCGCGCACCGTGTCCCCGCCGCTCCACGCGCCGACGTCCCTGatcgggcggcgcggcgcggggcggcCGTCGACGGTGTCGgtgcgcgcgggcggcggcgggctgatGGACTTCGTGGGCGGGGACCTGGTGAAGCCGGACCTGGGGCGGTGGCTGGACGACGTGGAGGAGCACAAGGCGCTGGCCATCTACCCGCCGCACGAGGGCGGCTACGAGGGCCGCTACCTCAACCGCCTCCGCTACCAGGGCTACTACTTCCTCGACCTCTCCGCGCGCGGCCTCGGCGACCCCGAGTCCACCCTCACCAAGATCCACCCCGTCTGCCCG CCTAGCCTCGGGAGGCAGCCGGTGGCGAGGTGGTACTTCCCGCCGGAGGTGGACTACAGGCTCAGCCTGCTGCACCCGGACGCCAAAGGGCTCATCGTCTGGGTCTACGAGGCCAAG GTTCTGTCCAAGGCCGAGCTGCAGTTCCTGGCCATGCTCCCCGACCTCCGCCCCAAAGTCAGGGTGATCGCGGAATGCGGCAACTG GAGAAAATTCATCTGGAAACCGCTGAAGCAAATATCGGGCCTCGAGCCTGATCCGGACGCCGAGGAATGA
- the LOC123062948 gene encoding amino acid permease 3, with translation MADKVVATYYYPPMEVAAAELGHTAGSKLDDDGRNKRTGTMWTASSHIITAVIGSGVLSLGWAIAQLGWVAGPAVMLLFSLVTYFTSSLLADCYRSGDQSTGKRNYTYMDAVNANLSGVKVQICGVLQYANIVGVAIGYTIAASISMLAIKRANCFHGHGHADPCKVSSVPYMIIFGVAQVFFSQIPDFDQISWLSMLAAAMSFTYSSIGLGLGIVQVIANGGVKGSLTGISIGTVTPMQKVWRSTQAFGDIAFAYSYSLILIEIQDTIRAPPPSESTVMKRATMVSVAVTTVFYMLCGCMGYAAFGDAAPGNLLTGFGFYEPFWLLDVANAAIVIHLVGAYQVYCQPLFAFVEKWAAKRWPESTYVTGEVEVPLFRTYKVNMSRATWRTAFVTATTVVSMMLPFFNDVVGFLGALGFWPLTVYFPVEMYVVQKKVPKWSTQWVCLQMLSLGCLAISLAAAAGSIAGIKSDLKVYHPFKS, from the exons ATGGCGGACAAGGTCGTGGCCACCTACTACTACCCGCCGATGGAGGTAGCCGCCGCAGAGCTCGGCCACACCGCCGGCTCCAAGCTCGACGACGATGGCCGCAACAAGCGCACCG GCACGATGTGGACGGCGAGCTCGCACATCATCACGGCGGTGATCGGGTCCGGGGTGCTGTCGCTGGGGTGGGCCATCGCGCAGCTCGGCTGGGTGGCCGGCCCCGCCGTGATGCTCCTCTTCTCCCTCGTCACCTACTTCACCTCCTCGCTGCTCGCCGACTGCTACCGCTCCGGCGACCAGAGCACCGGCAAGCGCAACTACACCTACATGGACGCCGTCAACGCCAACCTCAGCGGCGTCAAGGTCCAGATCTGCGGGGTGCTGCAGTACGCCAATATCGTCGGGGTGGCTATCGGCTACACCATCGCCGCCTCCATCAGCATGCTGGCGATTAAGAGGGCAAACTGCTTCCACGGCCACGGCCACGCCGACCCCTGCAAGGTCTCCAGCGTGCCCTACATGATCATCTTCGGCGTGGCTCAGGTCTTCTTCTCCCAGATACCCGATTTCGACCAGATCTCCTGGCTCTCCATGCTCGCCGCGGCTATGTCCTTCACCTACTCCTCCatcggcctcggcctcggcatcGTCCAAGTCATAG CAAACGGAGGCGTGAAGGGTAGCCTGACCGGCATCAGCATTGGCACGGTGACGCCGATGCAGAAGGTGTGGCGCAGCACGCAGGCGTTCGGGGACATTGCCTTCGCCTACTCCTACTCGCTCATCCTCATCGAGATCCAGGACACCATCCGGGCGCCGCCGCCGTCAGAGTCCACGGTCATGAAGCGCGCCACCATGGTCAGCGTCGCGGTGACCACGGTCTTCTACATGCTCTGCGGCTGCATGGGCTACGCGGCCTTCGGCGACGCCGCCCCGGGGAACCTCCTGACAGGGTTCGGCTTCTACGAGCCCTTCTGGCTCCTCGACGTGGCCAACGCCGCCATCGTCATCCACCTCGTCGGCGCCTACCAGGTGTACTGCCAGCCCCTGTTCGCCTTCGTGGAGAAGTGGGCGGCGAAGAGGTGGCCGGAGTCTACATACGTCACCGGCGAGGTCGAGGTGCCGCTCTTCAGGACGTACAAGGTGAACATGTCCCGGGCGACGTGGCGGACAGCGTTCGTGACGGCGACGACGGTGGTGTCCATGATGCTGCCCTTCTTCAACGACGTGGTGGGGTTCCTGGGCGCGCTGGGGTTCTGGCCGCTCACCGTCTACTTTCCGGTGGAGATGTACGTGGTGCAGAAGAAGGTGCCCAAGTGGAGCACGCAGTGGGTGTGCCTGCAGATGCTCAGCCTCGGATGCCTCGCcatctccctcgccgccgccgcggggtCCATCGCCGGCATCAAGTCCGACCTCAAGGTGTACCACCCGTTCAAGTCATAA
- the LOC123062950 gene encoding protein DMP8 has translation MAEQEGEEYKVLIDQTSKDAGEPHQDADDDDADDTSSFILVMNLVLSGTARLNVLLPTATILTFAIFAPLVTDDGKCARVNRVLTGAFVLLCAASCVFFTLTDSFRSATGRLRYGVATPTGIATFCAGGGSRRKAPREPERYRLRWSDLFHTALSLVAFVTFAASHHDIVRCYYPGAPRKVVNTVPLVVGFVVSLLFVMFPSKRRGIGYPFLLRTDLVYLRR, from the coding sequence ATGGCTGAGCAAGAAGGAGAAGAATACAAGGTGCTCATCGATCAGACCAGCAAAGACGCCGGTGAACCGCACCAAGAcgccgacgatgacgacgctgacgACACCTCGAGCTTCATCCTGGTCATGAACCTCGTCCTGAGCGGCACGGCCCGGCTCAACGTGCTCCTCCCGACGGCCACCATCCTGACCTTCGCCATCTTCGCGCCGCTGGTCACCGACGACGGCAAGTGCGCGCGCGTCAACCGCGTGCTCACCGGCGCGTTCGTGCTGCTCTGCGCCGCCTCCTGCGTCTTCTTCACGCTCACCGACAGCTTCCGCTCCGCCACGGGCCGGCTCCGCTACGGCGTGGCCACCCCGACGGGTATCGCGACGTTCTGCGCCGGCGGGGGGAGCCGGAGGAAGGCGCCGAGGGAGCCGGAGAGGTACAGGCTGCGGTGGTCGGACCTGTTCCACACCGCGCTCTCCCTGGTGGCCTTCGTGACCTTCGCCGCCTCCCACCACGACATCGTCCGGTGCTACTACCCCGGCGCGCCCAGGAAGGTGGTGAACACCGTGCCCCTCGTCGTCGGCTTCGTCGTCAGCCTCCTGTTCGTCATGTTCCCTTCCAAGAGGAGGGGGATCGGCTACCCCTTCCTGCTCAGGACCGACCTCGTGTACCTGCGTCGCTGA
- the LOC123058944 gene encoding momilactone A synthase, whose protein sequence is MADDAGRGSSAAAAKKGRLEGKIALITGGASGLGKATAHEFIQEGASVVIADVNSALGVETAQELGPQAHFVHCDVTVEESVAAAVDATVAKHGRLDVMFNNAGIVGALSGTSEVASLDLGQFDRVMSVNVRGTLAGIKHAMRVMAPAGSGSILCMASISGLLGGLGTYPYAVSKLAVAGLVKTAAAELSRHGVRINCISPHAVPTPLVLEQFSQLYPGADQAQLAAIIGGLGDLKGATCEAVDVAKAAVYLASDDAKYVSGQNLVVDGGFTTYKNMNMPPRKPQGQE, encoded by the exons ATGGCCGATGATGCAGGGCGGGGCTCGTCGGCGGCAGCGGCGAAGAAGGGGAG ACTCGAGGGGAAGATCGCACTCATAACTGGTGGAGCGAGTGGGCTCGGAAAGGCCACGGCTCACGAGTTCATCCAGGAGGGCGCGTCCGTGGTCATCGCCGACGTCAATTCTGCGCTGGGCGTAGAGACAGCCCAGGAGCTCGGCCCACAGGCCCATTTCGTCCACTGCGACGTCACCGTCGAGGAAAGCGTCGCCGCGGCCGTGGACGCCACCGTCGCAAAGCACGGCCGGCTCGACGTCATGTTCAACAACGCCGGCATCGTGGGAGCGCTCTCCGGGACGTCGGAGGTGGCCAGCCTGGATCTGGGCCAGTTCGACCGCGTCATGAGCGTGAATGTGCGCGGCACCCTGGCGGGGATCAAGCACGCGATGCGGGTCATGGCGCCGGCGGGCTCCGGCTCCATCCTCTGCATGGCCAGCATCAGCGGTCTCCTCGGCGGCCTCGGCACGTACCCCTACGCGGTCTCCAAGCTCGCCGTCGCCGGGCTCGTCAAGACCGCCGCCGCCGAGCTGTCCCGCCACGGCGTCCGGATCAACTGCATATCGCCGCACGCCGTGCCGACGCCGCTGGTGCTGGAGCAGTTCTCCCAGCTGTACCCTGGCGCGGACCAGGCGCAGCTGGCCGCCATCATCGGCGGCCTCGGCGACCTCAAGGGCGCGACGTGCGAGGCGGTGGACGTGGCCAAGGCGGCCGTGTACCTCGCGTCCGACGATGCCAAGTACGTCTCCGGCCAGAACCTGGTGGTGGACGGCGGCTTCACCACCTACAAGAACATGAACATGCCACCCCGCAAGCCTCAGGGTCAGGAATGA